The proteins below are encoded in one region of Micromonospora pisi:
- a CDS encoding MerR family transcriptional regulator has translation MEYPVGQVARLAGVTVRTLHHYDEIGLLSPSGRTSAGYRRYDDSDLDRLQQILFYRELGFPLEEVAAIIDDPSSNPTEHLRRQHELLTGRISRLREMVAAIEFAMEAKSVGIQLTPEERFEVFGDFNPDDYAAEAEERWGGTDAYRESARRTGRYSREDWLRNKAENAEWGERFVALMDSGAPADGPQAMALAEEHRQLITRWFYECSYEIHTGLADMYVADPRFTAFYENIKPGMTAYLSEAIHANAITNA, from the coding sequence ATGGAATACCCGGTGGGACAGGTGGCGCGGCTGGCCGGCGTGACCGTACGGACGTTGCACCACTACGACGAGATCGGCCTGCTCTCGCCGAGCGGTCGTACGAGTGCCGGCTACCGCCGGTACGACGACAGCGACCTGGACCGGTTGCAGCAGATCCTGTTCTACCGGGAGCTGGGGTTCCCACTGGAAGAGGTCGCCGCGATCATCGACGACCCGTCGTCGAACCCGACCGAGCACCTGCGCCGGCAGCACGAACTGCTGACCGGGCGGATCAGCCGGCTCCGGGAAATGGTCGCCGCGATCGAGTTCGCGATGGAGGCGAAGAGTGTGGGCATCCAACTGACGCCGGAGGAGCGGTTCGAGGTCTTCGGCGACTTCAACCCGGACGACTACGCGGCCGAGGCCGAGGAACGCTGGGGCGGCACCGACGCGTACCGGGAGTCGGCCCGGCGAACCGGTCGGTACAGCAGGGAGGACTGGCTGCGGAACAAGGCGGAGAACGCCGAGTGGGGTGAGCGGTTCGTCGCGCTGATGGACTCCGGCGCCCCGGCGGACGGTCCGCAGGCGATGGCGTTGGCGGAGGAGCACCGGCAGCTCATCACCCGCTGGTTCTACGAGTGCTCGTACGAGATCCACACCGGGCTGGCCGACATGTACGTGGCCGACCCGAGGTTCACCGCGTTCTACGAGAACATCAAACCGGGCATGACGGCCTACCTCAGCGAGGCCATCCACGCCAACGCGATCACGAACGCCTGA
- a CDS encoding DUF4232 domain-containing protein: protein MKTSYRGDRRLSARRLGLLVTAASTALIGSACSGPVPGQPIVLPESPVPVTTRPGNVAEGGGGRPAGPLVSGSAPVVTAVPGAVGSCPASGVLVSTTETDAAMGLRAMSIVLFNCGTELLELNGYPVVRVLDAERKPIAVTVENGSRTNEDPGPKPLSVYPGGTAHASVRWRNTVTDGDLAEGEFLEVASAAGQPSQTVSKRLDLGTTGRLEVHAWSVS, encoded by the coding sequence GTGAAGACGTCGTACCGAGGTGATCGACGGTTGTCGGCCCGCCGGCTCGGGTTACTGGTCACGGCCGCCAGCACGGCGCTGATCGGCTCCGCGTGCAGCGGTCCGGTGCCGGGCCAGCCGATCGTGCTGCCGGAGAGCCCGGTGCCGGTCACGACCAGGCCGGGCAACGTCGCCGAAGGGGGTGGCGGGCGGCCCGCCGGCCCGCTGGTGAGCGGTTCCGCACCGGTGGTCACTGCTGTCCCGGGGGCGGTCGGCTCCTGCCCGGCGTCCGGGGTGCTGGTGAGCACGACCGAGACGGACGCCGCGATGGGGTTGCGGGCGATGTCGATCGTGCTCTTCAACTGCGGCACCGAACTCCTCGAACTCAACGGCTACCCGGTCGTACGGGTGCTCGACGCGGAGCGCAAACCGATCGCCGTGACGGTCGAGAACGGGTCCCGGACGAACGAGGACCCCGGTCCGAAGCCGCTCTCGGTCTATCCGGGTGGCACCGCGCACGCCTCCGTACGCTGGCGCAACACGGTCACCGACGGGGACCTGGCGGAGGGCGAGTTCCTGGAGGTGGCGTCGGCTGCGGGGCAGCCCAGCCAGACCGTGTCGAAGCGTCTGGACCTGGGCACCACCGGCCGGCTCGAGGTGCACGCCTGGAGCGTTTCGTAA